From a region of the Hippopotamus amphibius kiboko isolate mHipAmp2 chromosome 3, mHipAmp2.hap2, whole genome shotgun sequence genome:
- the LOC130850362 gene encoding peptidyl-prolyl cis-trans isomerase A-like → MAMDGGPLDRISYELFADNFPKTAEHFCALNTEKKGFGHKASCFHRIIPGFMYQGDDFTRHNGTGSMSISVEKFDESFILSHTSAGTLSMASTGPNTNDDQVFICTAKTEQLDGKHVVSGKVRGDVNIMGAIEGLGPRNDKTSKNITVADCGQI, encoded by the coding sequence ATGGCCATGGACGGTGGGCCCTTGGACCGCATCTCCTATGAGCTGTTTGCAGACAACTTTCCAAAGACAGCAGAACACTTTTGTGCTCTGAACACTGAGAAGAAAGGATTTGGGCATAAAGCTTCCTGTTTTCACAGAATTATTCCGGGATTTATGTACCAGGGTGATGACTTCACACGCCATAATGGCACTGGCAGCATGTCCATCTCTGTGGAGAAATTTGATGAGAGTTTCATCCTGAGTCATACCAGTGCTGGTACCTTGTCCATGGCAAGTACTGGACCCAACACAAACGATGACCAGGTTTTCATCTGCACTGCCAAGACTGAGCAGTTGGATGGCAAGCATGTGGTCTCTGGCAAGGTGAGAGGGGACGTGAATATTATGGGAGCCATAGAGGGCTTGGGGCCCAGGAATGACAAGACCAGCAAGAATATCACCGTTGCTGACTGTGGACAAATCTAA